atgaGTATGGGTCAAGATGACTGTATTTGAACTTGGACATGCAGTTTGATGGCTACTGAGAAAATAAGATTTTAGGCATGAATGGGTGTAGATTAACGGAACGAGAGATAAAACTTACAATTGCAAATAGTAAGTGCAGGTCAGCAGCCTGGTTACTGTCAAACAAAGGAAAGATGAGGATTaggaaacaacaaataaacaaatgtgggtcaaaatgacagtaaaatgcttaaaaatagtgTATCCCCGCATGGCCTGTATGGTGTTGAATAGTAGTGCAGTAGATTGGTGTGCACtctaaaaataacatattttagcaAAGTTAATGCCAAAAACTAAGCATCTGATCAAAAAGTGGTGTAAACAAGCCCACCTTAAACAATCAGGTCAAACAGTCTGGAGTTGTAACATTTTCAATATCTCAAAAACTGTGGGACAAGATGTGCCTTGCAACACGCAAACACATAAATCCtttcattttaagttatttgaaataaactaaaaatgaatTAGGGTCTGGTGAAAATCAGAGAGTAAAGAGTTAAGGTCTGAGAGCTGCAGGTGTAGGAGTTCACATATGTTCCACTCTGCTCTTAACTCAGTAAGGAAGGAAGTGGGAAAAGAGCCGAGGTTATATCTCCACACTGCTAAAGCCATCAAAGAGCACAGGTTCCAAGAAAGCTCAGTGGCCCCTTCTCTCCAGGTCCTACCGATTACATCAGTCCTGCAGGCTTCGGGCTCTACAGAATGTTTGTTATTAGTTGTGCTGTTGTGTGTGGTGGGTGAAATACTGCTGTTAAGCACCTCTGTTATTCACATCACCCTCACCGGGCTCAGACAGGACTCTCCTGTACTGCAGGAATAACAACAATCTACTTATCCAGCTGCTGATGTCACTGTTACAGCTGTAGAGGAAATTATGAACTGCCTGGAACCAATATCTTTAGAGTCATGTACACCATCAAAGATCTGGAGAAATCAATCTATCATGAAGCACTGTGTAATGCTTTATCTGCACTCCTAAAAAGAAGGGGGGAgggagttttttttaatgtttctttgTTGATTTAAAACAGCTAATGTTGGTTTAACATTTCTTTGTAGTGGATTCTATATGGATTCATTAGTGGATTATATATTCTACATTCTGTGCTaaactgtctattttcatgccttgcatctGTATTGTTTAAATAATGATGGAGCCTTTTAAatggtcattgctatcttggcaatacagGCACACTATGCGCCCTTAACACGTGTACACTCACACTTTTTACACctacatggacacacagcagtgcacaaatccaaCTTTGCGCACCTTTACAACCTGAACAGGCAGGTCATTGTACAGATTAATTTGTACAGAAACAGTACATGCCGAGTCGCACAAGGCATTCTGTTgtcatcattatgatagcaaaggcaaataataaaatgcttctatggcaagcttttgtttacatacctcccctgtcCTTCCGTTGTGCTCAGTGTGACGTTTCCGCccacatgaggagcggtgtgtttttttaactgctttgagatcagctgttccgaatctgggttcaacaaccctctgggttggagagctactagtctgtagcactccatctcattacacttaattttcccaaacagattttttttttgtggcccgaaatgtaatggcttgaaaaaaaaatatctggccAGCGGCCAAACTTagttgccgacccctgctgtacaACAACACATGCAAAGGTcaccgacacacacacaatggTATTAATGCACACTGATAATAAATGTTCCTTAATGATTCTTGACTTTATGGTGAAAATAACATGAGAATGCTCTTACCCACATCACACGCAGCACCCATAAGTAAATGAAATACTCTTAGAGCAGAATAAATGACCATAAAGTCCACATGCAGTGTGCATTGTCTATTCTGTGCTGTCCACCTATGTTCTCTGTTGAACTGTTTATCTGCACCTTTTATtgctatttttgttatttatggaGACATTTTTCATTTGACAGGTCCTGCTGCCCCAGTATGATGACACAATGGCCCTTCCAGCCAAGCAAGCTCAACCTCCATTCATGCTGGCCTGAGTTCATTGGGTGTAAAGTTCTGAATCTATGTAATAAGACATCCATTCAGCATTATAATAATACTGGTACATggtgctccagaaaaaaaaaacatttcagagtcCTTAGACCTCTTCATACTAAGAACACTTTAGCTGATTCTGTTTTAGAGGTCTGACACAGACTGAATGTGTACTCTCCAGAGTATTTCACTATTCAGATATACACATATATGGTATTAATTATTGAtttttgaataattaataatcattttccTAATAGATTCCTCTGCAAAGCCTGTTTATTGTTAATAGGCTAGATGTTTTCCACAGACCAGCAGCCACCCCCTCAGTAACCAGATACGCAAACATAGAATACATATTAATGctcatgtttatgtatttattatgtgATTCTGTGTGATGACTTTCTGATTATACTCTTATAGTAACTTCTTAAGCTGACTGCACTTTAGAAAAGATGATTAGTGATGAGTATCTGTCCCAAAGACGGACACGTTCTGTCTCACTCACTTGCACACTTTGCACTGATTTTGAACATTGGTTTTAATAATCCTGTAGTCGTTGTCTCAAGTGTAATACGTTGTTATTCTGCGTTTATTCATGTTGCTGTGATTTAATGGATTTATCTGGATTCTTCTTTCTGTAAACTGGAAGGGAATAGTCACTGTGAAGGATCAGATTTTTGTAATAAACAGGTTGATCCATATTTGAACAGGGTAAAGGCTCCTGCTGCCCACAGTTTGTGATGTTTGTGTGATGTGATTCTAACTTGAGGTGTTTGACTACGTTTttgtgaaataaactgttttaatcttAAAACATTTATCCTGGGTCTGTCTCTGCTTGAATATCAAGGAAAGGTTTGTTAATAAGTTTATGAATTGTATCAGGTGAACTGGAACTGGAAAAATACTGATATAGTATGAGGGTTTTCTTCTGAAGTATCAAAAGTAAGAAACACTGCTCTGGTAAATTGTAGGTGTAATATGATATACCTGTACAAAATGCAGTCTGACCAGCTCAAACTGTCAGGATTGTCAGCAGGGAACAtctctggatgatcacaagccatcaaaccaagctgaactgcttgattttttgcaccctgagtggcataaagttatccaaaagcagtgtgtaaaactggtggaggagaacatgtcaagacacatgaaaaatgtgattaaacaccaaggttattccaccaaatattgatttctgaacgttataaatatgaacttgttttctttgcgttatttgaggtctgaaagctctgcatctttttttgttatttcagccatttctcattttctgtaaataaatgctctaaattataatatttttatttggaggttgggacaaatgttgtccatagtttatagaacaaaacaacaatgtttattttactcaaacatgtacctataaaaagcaaaatcagagaaactgattcagcaactgaagtcatctcttatttttttccagagctgcatttgacctttttttaccaagaaaaaaatagttgcttaaagaaaaagtaaaaaaaagtcactgtcTTGTGGGTTTTGTATAAATAATGGGTCTCAGTCTTGTCCAATAGTAGGGGTAGTCATGTAGGAGAGCAGTGGGTGGGAAAAGTGAACTAAAGCACTGCACATCTGGGTAAGCTGAAAATCTGGATGTTTACCAGTTCAGTCTACTTTAGCTGAAGTTCTGAACGGCTGGATCCCATACATTTCTCTGGAATACAGACTGAATTTAAATCCAGGTGAGTGTCAACTCTTCTTGTTTACTGAATTATGTCTCTGAATTATGTCTGCGTTTCTTCCTTCCAGCCTGAAAAGTCATTAGCTGTGTTTCTTCAAGTGCATTGAAATCAGACTAGCAACAAGCAGGTCTGACAAGTGTTTACTGTTTAAAGGCTTATATTAAGGATCTTCATCTCACTTGTTCCATTTAGACATGGCAAACAACCTCAAACAAATAACATTGATGGctgcatatatgtatgtgtacatattaatgtatattataatacagtatattatgtaTTTACTTTTATTACCATTTACTAAATTAGTGTTTCTAAAGTATTGTATAAAATGAACTGAACCCTTAGGCATTAGTTCCTAATGTTTTTGTATGTAGTTTCATTCTGATTAAGACTTCTATTTTTATTCACTACTCACTACTTTTTTGCTGAAGGCACTAATATGGACCATCTATTATATCTTTCTGATCTTATCAGTTCATATTGGCCTTCTCATAGAACAGGGCTCTGACTGTTCCCTCAAATAGACATCCTATTATTGCTGGCACAGCCTTAACTTCATACTCTCATACTCATTTTTCTTCTATTGATCCACTAATCTTTCTCCTTTTATGTAAAGTGTTATTGGGTttgtgaaaggtgctatatataagCTAAACTTTATCAttattttcatgaatattattattaacaacattATTAACAACCTCTGCAAATAGTATATATTTGCTGTGTGTGGCATCTGTTAATTAACTCTTCAAAAGGGGAATATGTGGGTCTGAGTGATTCTAAGACGCCCCCACCTTGATCTGAGGATCTTCACATGCGGGTGTCATCTGCAGCCAGAGTCCGAAAGAGTATAACTGGTGTTACTCTCTCAGGGTTGGCAAGTTTTCTGATATAAACGCAGCATGGTTGCACACCTAACCTGTTTCCCATCAGTCAATTAGGTATTTCCAGTGGTTGCCAAGTGTTttaaggtggttgctttggtatcctaggtgtttgctatggtgttagtTAGTGTTTGATAGCTGGATACTAATTATttttgtggtgttgctaagtagttgctaagttgCTAACTAAATATTAGAAAGttaaattatctaatttcaaggcaatatattttttttttctcccataagAATTTTGGTCTTATTAAGCagagttttacttatttttatttatattttatatttacttatatttttacTCAGTCTTAATTAGAAGTTACTTCCTTagaattttaaaagttttttagcttgatttaagtctaacttcactcattttgagactttgtgattgcttatttaaaaaaatgttaataagaaTGGCagattttgcttaatttaaacatttacatcTCAAATTACTTATATGTTGTCTAGTTTTTggcaatagatttttttttgcagtgctgctaggtgattgctatgttATCCAagatggttgttgtggtgttgctaggtggttgctaagatgttcaAGATGGTTGGTTGCTATTGCATCCAAGATATTTGCTATAGGATCCAAGATGTTtgtctaaggtgttgctaagtggttgctaggttgtttgTCTAAAGTGTTggcaggtggttgttgtggtatcaaagatggttgctatggtgttactatgttgttgctaggtgctttctgtgtgtgtgttgacattAGGTTACTACAGTGTACCAGGTAGCTAAAACTGttgctaattaaaaaaatgacaaactgATGAGTGCGGGTCTGAATTCATGTTGTTTGAGTGTGCAGTTTTCAGTCCTGATTGAGTACATgaagtcctcctcctcctccattacAGTGTTTGACTCTTCATCACGCCATTCAATAAAAATGGAGACCCCTGTGTTTCTTCTTCTCCTGgtgctgtgctgctgtgtgtgttgtgctcaaaacaaaaaacactcacAATCAGTTGAGAGACGCAGAAACACTGCAGCCAAACCAGGTacaacaccacacacaaacacatgcaataATTTATTTTCACACTGTCTTTTTCTATACTTTTGTGCATCTAAAATTGAATAGACTACCATGAAACATGCCATTATCTTAGCTgtttaacatatacagctctgaaaaaaatgagaccacttaaaaaacactagtttctttgatttaatcaaactaaaaacctctggaatataatcaaaaggaagacggatgatcacaagccatcaaaccaactgcttaaatctttgcaccaggagtggcataaagttattcaaaagcagtgtgtaagacaggtggaggtgaacatgccaagatgcataaaaatatcattaaacaCCAGGTTTATTCagccaaacattgatttctgaattcttaaatctgaaaatgaacttgatttctttgcattatttgaggtctgaaagttctgcatcttttttgttatttcagtcatttctcattttctgcatataaatgctctaaatgacaatattgttacttggaatttgggagcagtgttgtctgtagtttatcaaataaaacagcaatgttaattttactcaaatatacacctataaatagcaaaatcagagaaattgattcagaaactgaagtggtctcttaattttttccagagttgtatagaTACAATAATATAGATCTGACAGGCTACACTAGTAGAACTAGTAGAACTATCAAGGCCcaagacttttgccatgtcaaaCTGAATCTAAAGAACTGTGCAATCTGTGTATcaagctttttatttaaaaaaaaattcagtgtgCATAGTAAATAAATTGAcctaaattggtaaaaaaaaaaatatacagtttatACAAACAGACACAAGAAGTAGCCAGCGTGGCTGTTTATTTTGTTGCTTTATTGATCGGTAGATCTTGTTTTCTAGACAAAGCCTGTACAGGAAAGGTACTGGATCTGGTCTTTGTGATTGACAGTTCCCGCAGTGTTCGCCCCAGTGATTATATTAAGGTCAAGGCCTTTCTCAAAAACATGCTGCAGTTACTGGACGTGGGGAAGAACCGGACCCGTGTTGGGTTGCTGCAGTATGGCAGCACGGTCCAAAATGAGTTCTTCCTCAATGCCTTCTACAAGAAAGAGGGCCTGCAGCAGGCGGTCAGTCAGATGGAACACCTGGCTGCAGGCACCATGACAGGGCTGGCTCTACAGTTTCTACGAGAGGAGGCTTTTACTGTGGCTAATGGAGCGCGCCCAATGGAGCTTAGAGTGCCACGTGTTGCCATGGTGGTGACGGATGGACGACCCCAGGACCAGGTGGAAGAGGAGGCGGAGCTTGCACGGCAGGCTGGGATTAAGATCTTTGCTGTGGGCGTGGGACGAGTGGACATGGCCACACTGAGAGCAATCGGAAGTAAACCACATTTGGAGCATGTGTTCCTAGTGGCCAATTTCAGTCAGATTGATACGCTAATCTCTGTGTTCAACTCTACACTGTGTACAGGTGAGTATGCTTTGAGAGGGACCTATCTTAAGGtcgatcagtttttttttttcttaaatattagAATTATAGGGATTCGATTTTTATTGTGTATCTCATTTTGAAGTTTTATTTAAAGTCAAGTCAATCTGTGTTCATAATGCAAAGATATTCTTTATGAACCAAATCTAAATCACCACCAAAGCTAAATTGAAGTTACTAGATCTATAATCTCTATACTGATATATGAAACAATTGGACATCccttaaacattttaaacctaTTTTACTGCTTAGATTCTACATGCACACATTTAAGTTATTTACACTTATAACTACATTAATTACATAAGTAACATAAAAAGTTACCAAATAATGTAGAATTATGATTGAGCTACGTAACTAGTTCCAGCACCAGAAAATGAAATATATAGAAACCTATTCTTCATTTGAACATGATGTTTTATAGTAAGTAAACATATAAAAAGTGAGATCAAAAAAGCAAAACTAAAGCTAAAGTGGAGGTGGACCATGCATCATGACAATGACATTTCACTAAATGCAATTTGATGATGTCTGATGgtgtgtattgtattgtgtgtgtattgtgtagatATGGACCCATGTCTGGTGGTGGACCATCAGTGTGAGCACAATTGTGTCAGCACTGGTGCGTCCTATGTGTGTAGATGCAGGAAGGGCTTCGTTTTGCAGCCAGATGGCAAATCCTGCCAGGGTGAGTCTGATCCTTCCAGCCCCTCTCCCTccccaagcacacacacacacaaacacacacacacacacactgtgtaatgTTGTGCTAAAAGCTTGATCAACTATTTCTTGTTAAATATATACACTACATGGataaatgtatcacaatacctgttcattgatttaaaattactgtctctactgtccagtgaagACTTTCCATTACATTTTCAAatattgctgtgagaatttgattgcatttttgTCACAATTAGTGTTAGTGacgtcaggatgttgaatgatcatcCCTACCATCCTAAACTCCCCTATTAGTCCTAAACaaactggatggagcaccataatTCCAGAAAATGCAGTTCCATTGATCCACAGCTCAGTACAGGGGGCTTTATAACGCTTTTGTCATATTTGGCATATTTGctatagagagtcctattctatttatAGTAGTTGTCTACAGTGACTATAGACTCTgtttcagcaatgggtgcaacttaataGAGCTAAACGTGTTTATTAGAGGGGGGGTtgacaaacatttggacataaagtGTATATTAAAGTAAGAATCTGTAAGTTTTTCATGAATTTCGAGATTTGGAGACTGTCATGAAATACTGTCAAAACCTAGATAGCAGTTACATCCTACAAGCCTATCAGACCACTCTGTTCtatgaataaatatatagtataataattcATCACCAGTACACTGATACAGTTATTCGGGTGTTTTGTCCCCTCCCAACTCAAGAACACTACTGCTttccatttaaaagaaaataaaaaacaagtatctccagtgTCTGTCAGGCCATGTGTCATGTGTTATAGTCTTTCAGCTCTGAGGATGAAGATAGTAAAGCTGTTTAGTTTATCTCCTGTTCTGTACCAGCTCTCAGCTCCCATAAAACACTGGAACACCTGTTAGAACATTCCCTTAAATTCACTTTAATTTCCTTCACATACAAGAATGTCTTCATTTATGCAGCTGTTTTCCCAAAGCAGGAGCAGCACATGGTGATAGGAGGTGTGATGTGAATCTCAGAGCTGTTTAGGACAACAGAGGTGTTTAGGACAACAGGAAGTGCTCTCTCACAGCCAACAATGACAACACCAATGTGCACTTTTTTGAGTATGACTTAATTCAGGATTATCGCAGTTAAACAACCAATATGTCTTTAATTTTCTGTAATAACTCATAAAGTGCTCTGGGTTTGTCATcaaatattaaggaaacatgctaagtttaagctCTGTAATCTTGACAGCAGAGCAATCATTTCCACACATTAGGTTGCCGGGTATGGAACACAATGGTAGGTAAACACAGCAACAAGTAAGCAAATTGCTTTAACTTTGGCATtcttttaaaaagctccacggccAAAGATGGAGTAAAATATGAGAAAATATTGGTAATTTATTTGGCAGATGGAAACAGCTTGGAacctagaaggactacaagacagaagcttgagttgataattttctcctgaacaggtagcTACAATAAGCACTGAGCTACGTTACCTGTTGAACTGAGCAGTAGTTTATCGTGATCAGTAAAGCAATATTTTTAATTCCAGAGTGTATATTTCCCGATGTTTTGGCACATCTAGTAGGGCATCAAGCTTGCTGGATAAGAGTTGGCAAAGTTGTGTAAAATTAAAACATAGCTATTGTAAACATTAGCTGATTAACTACGTCGCTTGCTATTGCAAAAATTCTTGAACTCGTCTTACGCTTATTTGTGCAGGTTCAGTGTCCACAACCTGGCAAACAATTTCATTAAGAACAGATTGATTCTTAAGGTAATTTGTTTGTATGGTTACAAGTTAGTACTGGGCAATGTAATCTCAAATCAGTATGGCGATAAACTGAACATTTTATCTCTGGTTAtggttaataaacacatttggatTTTTCGGGTACACTTATGGTGCATTCACAAGTACTATCATGCAATCACTTTAATGAAATTTCACAATAATGAAACTTTCTGGATTAAGCTACTGTTTACTATATTGACGTAtgagtgtgtgactgtgtgaatTTGTTTACAGCTGAAGATATCTGTGCCACGGTGGATCATGGCTGCCATCATATGTGTGTTAATGTGGGAGAGTCTCATAAGTGCCAGTGCAGACCAGGCTTTCAACTGGAGGAGGATGAGAAAACTTGTCACAGTGTGTCAtccctcttctctctttcttaattaatattttatttatttaattaaaagagATTATTTTCCTTACTATAATGCacacaaaaattgtcagtgcaccgcataatcaggtgcaccttatgtatgaattttaccagtcaggttgtaaggagcggtaaagccactccgctgaagtgcagcctCAAAAGAAGTTTCAGTGCAGTTTCTCCAGTACTGAGGCTGGAACAGTATGAGTATTAGGTGCTAATCATAGCAAATCACCATTCAGAGGAGAATAttatctgctgctaaccccaaatagcactgctggaacaacataagcattagctgctaactgcgcaaTGTGTTTGCtttttcactgtttagaggtaagtattattagactgtagcctgctgctaaacccgacTAGCACTGGTGGAGCGgagattagcattagctgcttaccacactatgcactagctcttttgccgttcagaagtgaTTGTTATCtaactgtagcctgcacatttactgtgttaaaacaaactgcatcagacgaatcgctagctattatcgccctggcttaccggaacactcagggttgctCAGTGTACTGCTGCtgagcagcatttactagcactaaccgtggctagcgctagtggttagcagctaatgctaatgctgctgcatccagtcTTAAtgaaaatttggaaatctaagcttaatgtaggTAAACAGAAGTTCTTTACCtacccaaataaacggttttcagcagagaaatctgtatagatgaACTAAGAATGAACTAATGTATGTTTgactaagaattacagttttgtttacttaacttagcttagctttacaggtcttgccacccagcggtgagacctgctgaatgagaaggaaaacatggccgcactcctgttccttactagtgtcacataatgtgccttatgtatgaaaattgactagaaaatatatatttattgatagtgcactttataatctggtgcgccttatagtgtgaaaaatacagatttttctgTGTAGTTGTTCTTTTAGTCAGCTTtgattatgtgtgtgtatgtctacCAGGGATAGATTTCTGTGATTTGGGGGACCATGGATGTGAGCACAACTGCATGAACACACCAGACTCCTACATCTGCAGGTGCAAGAAAGGGTTTGTCCTTAATGCAGATGGCAAAAGCTGCAGCAGTAAGTAAATCACTTATTTACTCTTACAATCAGTAACAACTTTTACATAGTCATAAACATTGCACATGTCCATTGAGGTATGTTGAGTCACCTTAAGATATAGGCTCAGTGCcagtaaaatacaataatatccTACTTTTTACAACAAACGACAATAAGATGAGAAAAACTTATGCTAGCCCTTGACTACACCTAGCTAGCCATCTGCAATGATGGACATTAActgattaaattattatatatatatatatatatatatatatatatatatatatatatatatatatatatatatatatatattatttatatatttatatatacatatatacatatatattattagtCTGTCTGACAAAATTGTAGTCCAATGTCTTCCAAATTTCACATCCCGATCTTACATTGGTATAAAATCCAATCCAAAACACATCATCTGCCAATCTTTATGATGTAAACGTACACATAACTGTTGAAAGTGTACTATTGTTAGATGTCAACGTGTTGTTGGTCATGAGTATTATGTAACCAAATATAAACAAATTCAACATCAATCTAACATAACATGCTGTAAATCATTGTTCTTTGATGGATATGTGACTTTTATCCAACAAAAATTCAACATTTTTAATTACTGAAACCTAATTTTAATTCAGTGTCGACTTCTGACAGATATATGACTTTGTGTCTGTCTAATAGCTGAACTTAATGTCAGCCCAATGTTGTTCTTTGATGAGTGTGATAACTAATTCCAATCAAAATTCAACATATATtcaactcatttatttattttttttgcctaaaATTTAATGTCTGTCCACAGTGCTTCATCATATTACAGTGTCATTCTGTCTTCAGCTTGATATGGATGCCTGCTGGACAGTGACACTACTTACA
This genomic interval from Astyanax mexicanus isolate ESR-SI-001 chromosome 1, AstMex3_surface, whole genome shotgun sequence contains the following:
- the LOC103040588 gene encoding matrilin-2, yielding METPVFLLLLVLCCCVCCAQNKKHSQSVERRRNTAAKPDKACTGKVLDLVFVIDSSRSVRPSDYIKVKAFLKNMLQLLDVGKNRTRVGLLQYGSTVQNEFFLNAFYKKEGLQQAVSQMEHLAAGTMTGLALQFLREEAFTVANGARPMELRVPRVAMVVTDGRPQDQVEEEAELARQAGIKIFAVGVGRVDMATLRAIGSKPHLEHVFLVANFSQIDTLISVFNSTLCTDMDPCLVVDHQCEHNCVSTGASYVCRCRKGFVLQPDGKSCQAEDICATVDHGCHHMCVNVGESHKCQCRPGFQLEEDEKTCHRIDFCDLGDHGCEHNCMNTPDSYICRCKKGFVLNADGKSCSRVDICQTVDHGCDHQCINEAGSYVCVCFEGYTLAEDGKSCRRVDICQTVDHGCDHQCINEAGSYMCVCFEGYTLAEDGKSCKKSESECREQATDLMFVVDGSKSLGMENFELMKKFVSGLVGALPGSTRVGLMQFSTSVQTEFSLGQYRSVWDVQRAIAAVRYMGRGSRTGTALQHMVEHSFSKSRAGVSRIAVILTDGRSQDNVSKWASMAKSNGITIYAVGVGKALEDELRIMASLPEEKHLHYAQDFSHMEQIAEKLKNEFQTCEAQQPKDLCSCESLTSFQTQASEDLRKLTQKLETMAKKIDVLESQLHHK